One part of the Sulfolobus tengchongensis genome encodes these proteins:
- a CDS encoding LysE family translocator, which produces MNFLLYLGLGIILGLSMAAPPGPINAMIANESTKSWLHGSSVGAGAMTADLIFFVITYFIQEYIPNYIVKILYIIGGAFMLYLAYLTFKSKMPSRSVSGNYFIGLSMGLMNPYQISWWISVGISMIKSLSISIIPGFFMGIVIWVIVFPKAINILGNKYVKYIKIISTIILLIFGIYLLYEGISNVV; this is translated from the coding sequence ATGAATTTTCTCCTCTATTTAGGTTTGGGAATTATTTTAGGTCTATCTATGGCTGCTCCTCCTGGTCCAATAAATGCTATGATTGCCAATGAGTCTACAAAATCCTGGTTACATGGAAGTAGTGTGGGAGCAGGAGCAATGACGGCCGATTTGATCTTCTTTGTAATTACCTATTTCATTCAAGAGTATATTCCAAATTATATAGTAAAGATACTCTACATAATAGGAGGAGCATTTATGTTATACTTAGCCTACTTAACATTTAAGTCTAAAATGCCTTCTAGATCCGTCAGTGGCAATTATTTCATAGGACTTTCCATGGGTTTAATGAACCCTTATCAAATAAGTTGGTGGATTAGCGTTGGGATTTCAATGATTAAATCCCTTTCAATTTCTATAATACCAGGGTTCTTTATGGGTATTGTAATTTGGGTTATTGTTTTCCCTAAGGCTATAAATATACTTGGTAACAAATATGTGAAATATATAAAGATAATTTCAACTATCATACTGTTGATATTTGGTATTTACCTATTATACGAGGGTATTTCTAATGTTGTCTAA
- a CDS encoding DUF72 domain-containing protein, with product MIKIGTCGFTYKHFNYFNVLEVQETFYDFLSEEKMAKLKDLSTKNNVELTIKANQIITHSYNKFTYRRAKNKFGNVENYGYFKPTKEVMEALEITLNEARFLGSRIIIFQSPASFRPTEENIKNLKDFFRTLDKSFIYGWEPRGEWYSDLETLSKIFDEIRAIHVVDPFKNKPLDKLQIKYYRLHGLGEEEVNYRYKYTDDDLKRLKEYVLSENKDIIYVLFNNIYSFEDALKFKSILSV from the coding sequence ATGATAAAAATAGGTACGTGTGGCTTTACTTATAAACATTTTAATTATTTTAACGTTCTGGAAGTTCAGGAGACATTTTATGATTTCTTAAGCGAGGAGAAAATGGCGAAACTAAAAGATCTTTCAACTAAGAATAACGTGGAATTAACGATTAAAGCCAATCAGATAATTACTCATAGTTATAATAAATTTACGTATAGAAGAGCCAAAAACAAATTTGGGAATGTGGAAAACTACGGCTACTTTAAACCCACGAAAGAGGTTATGGAAGCTTTAGAAATTACGCTGAATGAAGCTAGATTTTTAGGTTCTCGAATCATAATATTTCAAAGTCCAGCATCTTTCAGACCAACTGAAGAAAATATAAAGAATCTTAAAGATTTTTTCAGAACCTTAGATAAATCATTTATTTACGGCTGGGAGCCTAGGGGAGAATGGTATTCTGATCTTGAGACTCTAAGTAAAATATTTGATGAGATAAGGGCAATTCACGTTGTAGATCCCTTTAAAAACAAACCTTTAGATAAGCTACAAATAAAATATTATAGGCTTCATGGTTTAGGAGAAGAGGAGGTCAATTATAGATATAAATATACTGACGATGATCTAAAAAGACTTAAGGAGTATGTTTTATCTGAAAATAAAGATATAATATATGTTCTCTTTAATAATATTTATTCATTCGAAGACGCATTAAAATTTAAAAGCATACTTAGTGTCTAA
- the cbp1 gene encoding CRISPR DNA repeat-binding protein Cbp1: MDEEEILEKVKKMYESGLSIRQIATQLGLSYSKVRRLLLKAQVNFRGKIPSEKVQKILELASQGYSANRISKELNINFNTVLRILKKNNLVKKRRKLNQKEIEKIKEEYEKGNSIYRIAKQLNISTNLVVYHLKKMGLYKSIHESSSTSH; this comes from the coding sequence GTGGACGAAGAAGAGATTCTTGAAAAAGTTAAGAAGATGTATGAGAGTGGATTAAGTATTAGACAAATTGCCACACAATTAGGATTAAGTTACTCTAAGGTTCGTAGGTTATTGCTAAAAGCACAAGTTAATTTCAGAGGAAAAATCCCATCTGAAAAAGTACAAAAGATCTTAGAACTAGCTAGTCAGGGCTACAGTGCTAATAGAATAAGTAAAGAACTAAATATCAATTTTAACACAGTACTAAGAATACTTAAGAAGAATAACCTTGTTAAAAAGAGAAGAAAATTGAATCAGAAGGAAATAGAGAAGATAAAAGAAGAATATGAGAAGGGAAATAGCATATATAGAATAGCTAAGCAATTAAATATTTCCACTAATCTAGTGGTGTATCACTTAAAGAAAATGGGATTATATAAGTCTATTCATGAATCTTCTTCCACATCTCACTAG
- a CDS encoding tryptophan--tRNA ligase codes for MPDEFTVTPWEVKGKVDYDKLIIQFGTQKVTESLKQRMKNIVGDLHVMLRRNIFFSHRDLDLILDDYEKGNGFFLYTGRAPSLGMHIGHLIPFIFTKWLQEKFNVNVYIEITDDEKFMRNPEYTLDQTRSWAYDNILDIIAVGFNPDKTFIFQDTEYIRNMYPIAIKIAKKLTFSEVRATFGLDVSSNIGIIFYPALQIAPTMFEKRRCLIPAGIDQDPYWRLQRDIAESLGYYKAAQIHSKFLPPLTGPEGKMSSSNPETAIYLVDDPKTVERKIMKYAFSGGQPTIELHRKYGGNPEIDVAFQWLYYFFEEDDKRIAEIEEEYRSGKMLTGELKQILIEKLNNFLEEHRRKREEAKELVHVYKYDGKLASEMWKKIHE; via the coding sequence ATGCCAGATGAATTTACTGTTACACCTTGGGAAGTTAAGGGTAAGGTAGATTATGATAAGTTAATTATCCAATTCGGAACTCAAAAGGTTACTGAGAGTTTGAAACAAAGGATGAAAAATATAGTTGGGGATTTACACGTAATGCTCAGAAGGAATATATTTTTCTCTCATCGAGATCTAGATCTAATTTTGGATGACTATGAGAAAGGTAATGGTTTCTTTTTATACACTGGAAGAGCCCCATCATTAGGTATGCATATTGGTCACCTAATTCCTTTTATATTTACAAAATGGTTGCAAGAAAAGTTTAACGTGAACGTGTATATTGAAATAACTGATGATGAAAAATTCATGAGAAATCCAGAGTATACCTTAGATCAAACTAGAAGTTGGGCTTATGATAATATTTTAGACATAATCGCAGTTGGCTTTAACCCAGATAAAACCTTTATCTTTCAAGATACAGAGTATATACGAAACATGTATCCTATCGCAATTAAAATTGCAAAGAAGCTAACATTTTCTGAGGTTAGGGCAACATTCGGTTTAGACGTTTCTTCAAACATAGGGATTATATTTTATCCAGCTTTGCAAATAGCCCCTACTATGTTCGAAAAAAGAAGATGTCTTATACCTGCAGGAATAGACCAAGATCCTTATTGGAGATTGCAGAGAGACATAGCGGAGAGTTTAGGATATTATAAAGCTGCGCAAATACACAGTAAGTTCCTCCCACCACTCACCGGCCCTGAAGGAAAAATGAGTTCATCAAATCCAGAAACTGCAATATATCTTGTAGATGATCCTAAAACCGTGGAGAGAAAGATCATGAAATATGCATTTTCAGGAGGTCAGCCCACAATAGAGTTACATAGAAAGTATGGAGGTAACCCCGAGATAGACGTAGCTTTTCAATGGCTGTATTATTTCTTTGAGGAAGATGACAAAAGAATTGCAGAGATTGAGGAAGAATATAGGTCTGGTAAAATGCTAACGGGTGAGCTGAAACAGATATTAATAGAGAAGTTAAATAATTTCTTAGAAGAACATAGAAGGAAAAGAGAAGAGGCTAAAGAGCTTGTACATGTATATAAATACGATGGAAAATTGGCTAGTGAGATGTGGAAGAAGATTCATGAATAG
- the cdvB1/B2 gene encoding cell division protein CdvB1/B2, with protein MNAFAILLILDSNNLNSSHYVFGLIKVSRARYILAMLGKDFQKMWGNGQDKFKVKGSNEPLKYRLVNAHYKISSMISRLDAYIAKMQERDKILFERVVEAQMAKDVQRAAMYANEVAEIRKISRQLLTTQIALEQVQLRLETVTELGDVFVNLIPVLGVVNELKSALKGIMPEVSLELTELGEGLQEIVTESGEFTGMGSYAAASSPEARKILEEASIVAEQRMKEKFPDLPVSSGLTSKSNT; from the coding sequence ATGAACGCATTTGCCATATTACTAATATTAGATTCTAACAATTTAAACTCTTCACACTACGTGTTTGGTCTTATAAAGGTTAGCAGAGCAAGATATATATTAGCCATGCTCGGGAAAGATTTCCAAAAGATGTGGGGTAACGGGCAAGACAAATTTAAAGTAAAAGGCTCTAATGAGCCTTTAAAATATAGACTGGTTAACGCTCATTATAAAATTAGTTCAATGATTAGTAGACTTGACGCTTACATTGCTAAAATGCAGGAAAGAGATAAAATATTATTTGAGAGAGTTGTAGAAGCACAAATGGCTAAAGATGTACAGAGGGCAGCTATGTACGCGAATGAAGTAGCTGAAATTAGAAAAATTTCCAGACAGTTGTTAACAACGCAAATTGCGTTAGAGCAAGTACAATTAAGGTTAGAGACTGTAACAGAATTGGGCGATGTGTTTGTAAACTTGATCCCTGTATTGGGTGTAGTAAATGAATTAAAGTCAGCTTTAAAGGGTATAATGCCAGAAGTGTCGCTTGAGCTTACTGAATTAGGAGAAGGGCTGCAAGAAATAGTTACTGAGTCTGGAGAGTTCACCGGTATGGGATCTTATGCAGCAGCCTCGTCACCAGAGGCAAGGAAGATATTAGAAGAAGCCTCAATTGTGGCTGAGCAAAGAATGAAGGAGAAGTTCCCAGATCTACCAGTTAGTTCTGGTCTGACTAGCAAATCTAATACATAA
- the alaXM gene encoding alanyl-tRNA editing protein AlaXM, translated as MTEELYLNDSYIKEFEGKVIKIENNFVILDKTAFYPGGGGLENDIGFLINENGEKINVTEVKRENGEILHKIDSSSLKVGDKVKGIINWDRRYRMMRLHTASHIIAALAYTKFGALITGGHISPDQAKDDFNVENKDVLNELINEANEIVKKGIDVKVYFLPREEALMIPAIVKLAGRNPPQIPIWRIVEIPGIDIQADGGPHVKNTKEIGEIVLLKVENKGKGRKRVYYTVRP; from the coding sequence ATGACAGAGGAGCTTTACTTAAATGATTCATACATAAAAGAATTTGAAGGAAAAGTTATCAAGATAGAAAATAATTTTGTAATATTAGATAAGACTGCGTTTTATCCAGGAGGAGGTGGACTAGAGAACGATATAGGCTTTTTGATAAATGAAAATGGAGAAAAGATAAACGTAACTGAGGTAAAGAGAGAAAATGGAGAAATTCTGCATAAGATAGACTCAAGCTCACTTAAAGTAGGAGATAAGGTAAAGGGCATTATAAATTGGGATAGAAGATATAGAATGATGAGATTGCATACTGCATCCCATATAATTGCTGCGCTAGCATATACTAAATTCGGTGCGTTAATAACAGGTGGCCATATAAGCCCAGATCAAGCTAAAGACGACTTTAACGTAGAGAATAAAGACGTCTTGAACGAATTGATAAATGAGGCTAATGAAATAGTTAAAAAGGGAATAGATGTAAAAGTGTATTTTCTACCTAGAGAAGAGGCTTTAATGATACCGGCAATAGTAAAATTAGCTGGGAGAAATCCACCTCAGATCCCAATTTGGCGAATAGTTGAGATACCGGGAATAGATATACAAGCTGATGGAGGTCCTCACGTTAAAAATACCAAGGAAATAGGAGAGATTGTTTTACTTAAAGTAGAAAACAAAGGAAAAGGAAGAAAAAGAGTTTATTACACTGTAAGACCTTAA
- a CDS encoding GtrA family protein, with the protein MSYIIRLLKFAVVGGIGTVINEGIYVLTSKVIPVGIALAIAIEISLLFNFILNDIWTFRDKRSGTYLSRLAKFHGSSYLGNIVQYIVAIVLLIYLLHVASISQAIFILFFSTFGTSTIVLLLTNLIGILAGFLVRFITSLKYVWA; encoded by the coding sequence GTGTCATATATAATTAGACTCCTGAAGTTCGCTGTTGTTGGCGGAATAGGTACAGTGATTAATGAGGGAATATACGTTTTAACCTCTAAAGTGATTCCTGTTGGAATAGCGTTAGCAATTGCTATTGAAATTTCATTACTCTTCAATTTTATCTTAAATGATATATGGACCTTTAGGGATAAAAGAAGCGGTACATATTTAAGTCGCTTGGCGAAGTTCCACGGTTCATCTTATCTTGGGAATATAGTACAATATATTGTAGCGATAGTTCTACTAATATACCTATTACATGTGGCATCAATATCACAAGCAATATTTATATTGTTTTTCAGCACATTTGGCACTTCAACTATCGTGCTATTGCTAACAAATCTCATTGGCATCCTAGCTGGATTTCTAGTAAGATTTATAACCAGTTTAAAGTACGTATGGGCCTAA
- a CDS encoding aminotransferase class I/II-fold pyridoxal phosphate-dependent enzyme: MRHGGYPWNNGKPPLDVRDFSVNLNPLGIPRFVEELINDAVKFKVYNYYPPEELKEIKSKIADIYGVNEDLIGVFNGASEIINILGDNFTVPQPNYGEYKFKQYYLAKENDEEFIYDLKAGRILTSNPNNPTGSAINLESIGNFLKEKSNELILDESFVDISLVDSAVKLVNEFSNITIINSFTKSLAIPGLRFGFSIGQKSKELEKLVPIWRINSITYYVISNLSPKEVRSFFSMSRSKVKEIYEKVNSIKRSFKLYKSYAPFFLVEFKIPTKIVNEELMKRCKCYIRDASNFLGLRQTHARIALREDIVDLIHVINDIIEEKNAES, translated from the coding sequence ATGAGACACGGTGGATATCCTTGGAATAATGGGAAGCCCCCATTAGATGTAAGGGATTTTAGTGTAAATCTGAATCCATTAGGAATACCTAGATTTGTGGAAGAGTTAATTAATGATGCGGTAAAGTTCAAGGTATATAATTATTATCCACCAGAAGAGTTGAAGGAGATAAAAAGTAAAATTGCAGATATTTATGGGGTAAATGAAGATCTAATAGGTGTATTCAATGGAGCTTCCGAGATTATTAATATACTTGGCGATAATTTCACAGTCCCTCAACCGAATTATGGTGAATATAAATTTAAGCAATATTATTTAGCCAAGGAAAATGACGAAGAATTTATATACGATCTGAAAGCTGGCAGAATACTTACGAGCAATCCTAATAATCCAACTGGATCCGCAATCAACCTGGAAAGCATAGGGAATTTTTTAAAAGAAAAGAGCAATGAGCTGATCTTAGATGAGTCATTTGTAGATATAAGCTTAGTCGACAGTGCAGTTAAATTAGTAAACGAATTTAGCAACATTACTATTATAAATTCATTTACAAAAAGCCTTGCAATACCGGGTTTAAGATTTGGTTTTTCAATAGGGCAAAAAAGTAAGGAATTGGAGAAATTAGTGCCTATCTGGCGTATTAATTCCATTACGTACTATGTGATATCTAATTTAAGCCCAAAGGAAGTGAGGTCTTTCTTTTCCATGAGTAGGAGTAAAGTTAAGGAGATTTATGAGAAGGTAAATAGCATTAAACGTTCATTTAAGCTGTACAAGTCTTATGCACCGTTTTTCCTAGTCGAATTTAAAATACCTACAAAAATAGTAAATGAAGAACTCATGAAAAGATGTAAGTGCTACATAAGAGATGCCAGTAACTTTTTAGGTTTAAGGCAGACCCACGCTAGAATAGCACTGAGAGAAGATATAGTTGACTTAATCCATGTAATAAACGATATAATTGAAGAGAAAAATGCTGAGTCTTAG
- a CDS encoding helix-turn-helix domain-containing protein, which yields MLLYVVIKTPNLLQLPKIISDSMAINILDIRVESEKGKLLIEIRGDEYNARQICEEPIKVSKYKFICTLYISSELLKVLSQYIIMNGALTDDGILWTLILNGYAELRSLLNSLISITKDVRVLKVIKAEKKDAITARQEQILRIALEAGFFDYPRRIGLKDLAKKLNMSPSSLSEIIRRAEKNIITAYFEEREL from the coding sequence ATGCTGTTGTACGTTGTTATTAAAACGCCTAATTTGCTTCAACTTCCAAAAATTATTTCTGATAGTATGGCAATTAACATACTTGATATCAGGGTTGAAAGCGAAAAAGGTAAACTGCTTATAGAAATACGCGGAGATGAATATAATGCTAGACAGATTTGTGAAGAACCCATTAAAGTCTCTAAATACAAATTTATTTGTACGTTGTACATTTCGTCTGAATTACTTAAAGTACTATCTCAGTACATCATTATGAATGGGGCTTTAACCGATGACGGTATACTATGGACTCTAATATTAAATGGGTATGCTGAATTAAGGAGCTTGTTAAACTCTTTAATTAGTATCACAAAGGACGTTAGAGTTCTGAAAGTTATAAAAGCTGAGAAGAAAGATGCAATAACTGCTAGACAAGAACAAATATTAAGAATAGCATTAGAAGCTGGATTTTTCGATTATCCAAGGAGAATAGGTTTAAAGGACTTAGCTAAGAAGCTTAACATGAGTCCATCAAGTTTGAGTGAAATCATAAGAAGGGCTGAGAAGAATATAATTACGGCTTACTTTGAAGAGAGAGAGTTATGA
- a CDS encoding putative integrase, whose amino-acid sequence MTEKKTRYKYGDIIIRERKGRYYVYKLETINGKVKERYIGPLDDVVETYEKFRSGG is encoded by the coding sequence ATGACGGAAAAGAAGACTAGATATAAATATGGCGACATAATAATCCGTGAGAGGAAAGGGCGGTATTACGTCTATAAATTGGAAACGATAAATGGTAAGGTAAAGGAGCGTTACATTGGTCCTTTAGATGACGTCGTTGAAACTTACGAAAAATTTAGGAGTGGGGGTTGA
- a CDS encoding transcription initiation factor IIB, with protein MLCLSEENKSVSTPCPPDKIIFDAERGEYICSETGEVLEDKIIDQGPEWRAFTPEEKEKRSRVGGPLNNTIHDRGLSTLIDWKDKDAMGRTLDPKRRLEALRWRKWQIRARIQSSIDRNLAQAMNELERIGNLLNLPKSVKDEAALIYRKAVEKGLVRGRSIESVVAAAIYAACRRMKLARTLDEIAQYTKANRKEVARCYRLLLRELDVSVPVSDPKDYVTRIANLLGLSGAVMKTAAEIIDKAKGSGLTAGKDPAGLAAAAIYIASLLHDERRTQKEIAQVAGVTEVTVRNRYKELTQELKISIPTQ; from the coding sequence GTGTTATGTTTGTCTGAAGAAAATAAATCTGTATCTACTCCTTGTCCCCCTGATAAGATTATATTTGACGCTGAAAGAGGAGAATATATTTGTAGCGAGACTGGAGAAGTCTTAGAGGATAAGATTATAGATCAAGGGCCTGAGTGGAGGGCATTTACTCCAGAGGAAAAGGAGAAGAGAAGTAGAGTAGGAGGGCCTTTAAATAATACTATTCATGATAGAGGCTTATCAACACTTATAGATTGGAAAGATAAAGACGCAATGGGTAGGACTTTAGATCCTAAAAGGAGACTTGAAGCGTTAAGATGGAGAAAATGGCAAATAAGGGCAAGAATACAAAGTTCTATTGATAGAAATCTAGCACAAGCTATGAATGAGTTAGAAAGAATAGGAAATCTATTAAATTTACCTAAGTCAGTTAAGGATGAAGCCGCGCTAATCTACAGAAAAGCTGTTGAAAAAGGTCTAGTTAGAGGAAGAAGTATAGAAAGTGTTGTTGCTGCCGCAATATATGCTGCATGTAGAAGGATGAAATTAGCTAGGACATTGGATGAAATTGCACAGTACACTAAAGCCAATAGGAAAGAAGTTGCGAGATGTTATAGATTATTGCTAAGGGAATTGGATGTTAGCGTGCCAGTGAGTGATCCTAAGGATTATGTTACGAGGATAGCTAACCTATTGGGTTTAAGTGGAGCTGTTATGAAAACCGCTGCAGAAATCATAGATAAGGCAAAGGGTTCTGGGCTAACTGCTGGTAAGGATCCTGCTGGTTTAGCTGCTGCAGCAATTTACATTGCTTCATTGCTACATGATGAGAGAAGAACGCAAAAAGAAATAGCTCAAGTTGCGGGTGTTACTGAGGTTACTGTAAGAAATAGGTATAAGGAATTAACGCAAGAATTAAAAATCTCAATTCCTACTCAATAA
- the yciH gene encoding stress response translation initiation inhibitor YciH codes for MAENLCGGLPPDICEQLSKEEQFIKIKVEKRRYGKEVTIIEGLSGNDTELKKIASELKSKLAAGGTVKEGKIMIQGDHKEKVKEILIKMGYPESNILVIE; via the coding sequence ATGGCAGAAAATCTGTGTGGTGGTCTTCCACCAGATATATGTGAACAGCTCTCAAAGGAAGAACAGTTTATAAAGATAAAAGTTGAAAAAAGGAGATATGGTAAAGAGGTAACAATAATAGAAGGGCTAAGTGGAAACGATACTGAACTTAAAAAAATAGCTTCTGAACTTAAGTCAAAATTAGCAGCTGGAGGTACAGTAAAAGAGGGAAAAATAATGATTCAAGGTGATCATAAAGAAAAAGTAAAAGAAATCTTGATAAAAATGGGATATCCAGAATCAAATATCCTAGTTATTGAGTAG
- a CDS encoding DNA-directed RNA polymerase subunit P — protein sequence MAVYRCGKCWKTFTDEQLKVLPGVRCPYCGYKIIYMVRKPTIKIVKAI from the coding sequence ATGGCAGTATATAGATGTGGTAAATGTTGGAAAACGTTTACAGACGAACAATTAAAGGTTCTTCCAGGTGTAAGATGTCCATATTGTGGATACAAAATTATTTACATGGTTAGAAAGCCTACTATAAAAATAGTTAAAGCGATCTAG
- the speB gene encoding agmatinase, translating to MNDSRLFYLNEHSRKFAGFNKESSPFVIIGIPMDITSSYRPGSRFAPNSIRDAAQYIEFYSIRNDIDMGEIGFNDVGDIVLHPSNVEENLTRIASVINYFQDNKKITISIGGEHTITAGIIKGLRKEGLCLISFDAHLDLREEYMGYKYDHACVMRRISEYNVKIIEVGTRAVSKEEIEYARQNGIAYFTPHQIRLLGSKEVARKIITSTQECKSIYLSVDMDGIDPAYAPGVATPEPEGLDPTTLLEIINLIADKRVVGFDIVEISPPYDSSGITSVLAARIILETASAIYKSRSL from the coding sequence GTGAACGACAGTAGATTATTTTATTTAAATGAACATAGTAGGAAATTTGCAGGATTTAATAAAGAATCTTCCCCATTCGTGATAATTGGTATACCAATGGATATTACAAGCAGTTATAGACCAGGCAGTAGATTCGCTCCAAACTCGATCAGAGATGCAGCGCAATATATTGAATTTTATTCCATAAGAAATGATATCGATATGGGAGAAATAGGCTTTAATGATGTAGGAGATATAGTTTTACATCCTTCAAACGTAGAGGAAAATCTTACTAGAATAGCCAGTGTGATTAATTATTTTCAAGATAACAAAAAAATTACTATATCAATAGGTGGAGAACATACAATAACTGCAGGGATTATAAAAGGGTTAAGAAAAGAGGGATTATGTCTTATTAGTTTTGACGCTCACCTAGATTTAAGAGAAGAATATATGGGGTATAAATATGACCACGCCTGCGTAATGAGAAGAATATCAGAATATAATGTGAAAATTATTGAAGTAGGTACTAGGGCTGTTAGTAAAGAAGAAATTGAGTATGCTAGGCAAAATGGAATAGCTTATTTTACACCTCATCAAATTAGACTTTTGGGAAGTAAGGAAGTAGCTAGAAAAATAATTACCTCAACTCAAGAATGTAAATCTATTTACCTATCAGTAGACATGGACGGAATAGATCCAGCTTACGCACCGGGTGTCGCAACACCAGAACCAGAAGGATTAGATCCAACTACCTTACTCGAGATCATAAATCTTATTGCAGATAAAAGGGTTGTAGGTTTTGATATTGTAGAAATTTCTCCACCCTACGATAGTTCTGGAATAACTAGTGTATTGGCAGCTAGAATTATCCTTGAGACTGCATCTGCTATTTACAAGTCTAGATCGCTTTAA